A window of Apium graveolens cultivar Ventura chromosome 8, ASM990537v1, whole genome shotgun sequence contains these coding sequences:
- the LOC141678682 gene encoding lipoyl synthase, chloroplastic-like, giving the protein MMIHHHFTQKPTPPQSLSPSLHTPLYSHTPSSRISIINCKSSSFSTSSSKNEINGVKLNTPFAVDSLLSSCSSIHTLYTHTPFSRISRIRCNSSSFSSSSSKNEISGVEMETPLVQNDNSAPDSLLSSSSNSSSYPGGMGPFTGRDVNVKKPEWLRQKAPQGFKYEEVKETLSRLNLNTVCQEAQCPNIGECWNGGGDGIATATIMLLGDTCTRGCRFCAVKTSRNPAPPDPAEPQNTAQAIASWGVDYIVLTSVDRDDIPDGGSGHFAETVKALKTLKPDIMVECLTSDFRGDLKAVSTLVHSGLDVFAHNVETVKRLQRIVRDPRAGYEQSLSVLKHAKVDKEGMITKTSLMLGLGESDDELKEAMADLRAIDVDILTLGQYLQPTPLHLTVKEYVSPEKFAFWKEYGESIGFRYVASGPLVRSSYRAGELFVKTMVKESIRRTSNAAQ; this is encoded by the exons ATGATGATCCACCATCATTTCACTCAAAAACCCACACCCCCGCAATCTTTATCTCCATCATTACACACACCATTATATTCTCACACACCCTCTTCAAGAATTTCAATAATCAATTGCAAGTCTTCATCTTTTTCAACTTCCAGCTCCAAAAATGAGATCAATGGTGTGAAATTAAACACCCCTTTTGCTGTTGATTCTTTGTTATCATCATGTTCATCAATACATACACTATATACACACACACCCTTTTCAAGAATTTCAAGAATTAGATGCAATTCTTCATCTTTTTCAAGTTCTAGTTCCAAGAATGAGATTAGTGGTGTAGAAATGGAGACCCCGTTAGTTCAAAATGATAACTCTGCACCTGATTCTTTGTTATCATCTTCTTCAAATTCATCGTCTTATCCGGGTGGGATGGGTCCATTTACTGGGAGGGATGTGAATGTTAAGAAACCCGAATGGCTTCGACAGAAGGCGCCGCAAGGTTTTAAGTATGAGGAGGTTAAAGAGACTTTGTCTAGGCTTAATCTTAACACTGTTTGCCAGGAAGCTCAATGCCCCAATATTGGAGAG TGCTGGAATGGAGGCGGGGATGGTATTGCAACAGCTACAATCATGCTTCTTGGGGATACTTGTACTCGTGGCTGCAGATTTTGTGCTGTGAAAACTAGTAGAAACCCCGCCCCACCGGATCCCGCGGAACCACAAAACACTGCACAGGCTATAGCTAGTTGGGG TGTGGATTATATTGTTCTTACCAGTGTTGATCGAGATGACATTCCTGATGGTGGGAGTGGACATTTTGCCGAAACTGTTAAAGCTTTGAAG ACGCTGAAACCTGATATCATGGTTGAATGTTTAACTTCTGATTTCCGAGGTGACTTGAAGGCTGTATCAACTCTTGTACACTCGGGTTTAGATGTTTTTGCTCATAATGTCGAGACTGTTAAAAGACTCCAGCGAATTGTAAGAGATCCTCGGGCAGG TTATGAGCAGAGCTTATCCGTCCTAAAACATGCAAAGGTAGATAAGGAGGGTATGATAACGAAAACCTCTTTAATGTTGGGACTTGGAGAATCTGATGATGAGCTGAAGGAAGCTATGGCTGATTTAAGGGCTATAGATGTTGATATCTTGACGCTTGGACAGTATTTACAA CCAACTCCATTGCATCTCACTGTTAAAGAATATGTTTCACCAGAGAAATTTGCCTTCTGGAAAGAGTACGGAGAGTCCATCGGTTTCCGTTATGTAGCCAGTGGACCGCTG GTCCGATCCTCATACAGAGCAGGGGAACTATTCGTTAAAACAATGGTGAAAGAGAGTATCAGAAGAACATCCAATGCAGCTCAGTAA
- the LOC141680639 gene encoding uncharacterized protein LOC141680639, protein MKPGHPPSSRYCDYHEDTGHTTEQCFQLSNLIEGKIRRGQLVHYVQQENSPRRHRRVEEDRVIDVIFGGVAAGGLSHNSRKSYAREVFNVNPPTSKRTRANPSPVISFSDDDYRPGLIKDHQDALVITTRVGNNTVKKMLVDNGSSVDVLYHHAFTRMDLGDR, encoded by the coding sequence ATGAAACCGGGTCATCCTCCAAGCTCCAGATACTGCGATTACCATGAGGATACAGGCCACACAACTGAACAATGCTTTCAACTAAGCAACCTCATCGAAGGGAAAATTCGCCGAGGACAACTAGTGCATTATGTACAGCAGGAAAATTCTCCTCGACGCCATAGACGAGTTGAAGAAGATCGGGTAATTGACGTTATCTTTGGTGGTGTGGCAGCTGGAGGACTCTCTCATAATTCCCGAAAAAGCTATGCCCGTGAGGTTTTTAATGTCAACCCACCGACATCCAAACGCACCCGAGCAAACCCTTCCCCTGTCATTTCATTCTCAGACGATGACTATCGCCCTGGTCTCATCAAAGACCATCAGGACGCCCTTGTCATCACAACCCGGGTGGGAAACAACACGGTAAAAAAGATGTTGGTCGACAACGGCAGCTCCGTCGATGTTCTATACCATCATGCCTTCACCCGAATGGACCTCGGGGATCGATGA